Genomic window (Dictyoglomus thermophilum H-6-12):
GCAGTAACTGATAATTTTACTGTTTGAGCTTGAAGTTTATAGTTACCATCTACTGTAACTTTTCCACCGAGAGCTTTTACTGTTGCACCAACAAGTTGCTCAGGATTGCTTGCTGCCTCACCATAAACAGTTAAGGATACAGGAGTGGTTACTGGTGTTACAGAACCACCAACTGCCCAAGCAGTAATTGTTCCTGTCGCAGTATTCTTTTGAATTAAACCATAGGCAGAAACAGAAACTGGTTGAGCTACGGATACTTCACCTTTTACGGCAAGAGCTGCCTCGGTCCAGAAATTGGACTTCCCCCAATTATTTTTTGGAGCATAACCTACAGTAACTTTAACGGGTGCTTGAGATAATACTACGTTAATTCCTGTATCTGGTAAAATATCTGGTACTAATATTGTGCTAATATCTGGAAGGGTTCCCTTGCAGAAGGATATATCAAGAAGCCCTGCTACTTTGGAGAAGGTGATGGTTCCAGTTGGAGCTGCACTACCACTCAAATCATTTGGTAAATTCACTTTGAATGTAGCATTTACGCTACCAAGGTTGGAGCTTCCAGAGAGAGAGAATGTTAAATTACCAGAGCCCCAAGTTCCCCATGCAAGACCATAGCCATCAGAGAATGGTAAAAATCTTGTATGGAAACCTACTCCTATCCAACTTGATGTGCTAACATTAGCAGCAAATGCAGGAACTACTAAAAGAGCTAAAACTAACAACCAAACCAATTTCTTCATCTTTCCTTGACCCCCTTAGGATTTTTTAATTTTTTATAAATTTTTATAACTCACTGGTAAGTTCCGAAATCTTCCCTTACCAGTCTGCCTTTCTTGAGTGGCACCTAAAGGTCTCCTCTTCACCTCCTTTCTTGCCACCCAGAAAAGCTTTAACTGATTGTTATTTTACTAAAAATCTCTTTTATGTCAAGTAGTCAATAATTAGCTACTTTTATTAAAAATGCAGTGATATAATTAAAATAAAATGTCAAATAGATTATTGAGCAAAAAACAAAAAGAAGTCTTAGAATTCATAACCTCTTTTTGGAAAAAAGAGGGAAGAATTCCCACTGTAAGAGAGGTTACCAAAGCTCTTGGCCTAAATTCTTCAGGATCTGGATACTTCCACATGAAAGCCCTTGTAGAAAAGGGATATCTATCTCAGGATAAAAATGGTAGATTTTATTTAAAAAACCTAATAAACGAAGAGGTAATCTATCTTCCCTTAATAGGTACCATAAGAGCAGGAATACCAGTAGAGTCTCCTGAATATATAGAAGAATACATTCCTGTTCCTAAAAATTTTGTAAAGATTCCTGAAAAATCCTTTTTATTAAAGGTCAGAGGAGATAGTATGGAAGGAGCTCATATATTAGATGGAGATCTTATTATCGTACAAAAACAAGATACAGCCCAAAAAGGAGAAATTGTAGTAGCTCTAAAGGATGGAGAATCTACCGTAAAATTTCTTTCCGAAAACTATGGAATACCCTGTTTAAAACCTGCAAATCCCAGATATTCAGAGATATATCCTCCTTTTAAAATAATTGGAAAAGTAGTTGGAGTAATAAGGCTTTTCAAATAATAAGTTAAATGCTATAATTTAAACAGAAGATTTTGGGCGAGGAGAAAGGGAGAACCGCCCTGACTCTTTTGAGTTGGGGCGGTTTTTTATTTGTATGGAAAAGGAGGAGTGTCCCATGTATGACGTAATAATAATAGGTGGAGGCATTGTAGGAGCACTAATTGCAAGAGAGCTTTCCTTTTACAATCTTTCCCTCCTTCTTTTAGAAAAAGAGTCCGATGTTGCCATGGGAGCAACAAAGGCAAATAGCGCTATAGTACATGCAGGCTACGATCCAATTCCTGATACTCTAAAAGCAAAAACCAATGTAGAGGGAAACAAATTATATAAAAACCTATGTGAAGAATTAGGAGTACCTTTTAAAAGAATAGGAGCCTTTGTCCTTGCCTTCAATGAAGAAGAGCTAAAAATTTTGATGGAACTTAAAGAGAGAGGAATCAAAAATGGTGTTCCAGAACTATATATACTAAAAAGAGAAGAGATCTTAAGTAGAGAACCTAATATAAATAAAGATGTAAAATATGCCCTCTTTGCACCTACCTCAGGAATCACTAATCCTTTTCTATTAACCATCAATGCCATAGAAAATGCCATAGAAAACGGCCTAAGTATAAAGCTAAATGAAGAAGTAATAGATATTAAAAAAGAAGAAAGCGTTTACCAAGTAATAACCGATAAAAATATATATTTAACAAAATACATTATAAACTGCGCTGGAATAAATTCAGACAAAATAATAAAAATGCTTGACCCCGATTATCCCTTTGAGATTACCCCAAGAAAAGGAGAATATTTAGTATTAGACAAAAAAGCAAAAGATTTTGTAAAAAGCACGATTTTTCACGTACCTACGAAAAAAGGCAAAGGAGTACTCATAACCCCAACGGTAGAAGGTAATATCTTAATTGGTCCTAATGCGGAAGAGATTCAAGAAAAAGAAGATAAAAGTACTACTTTGGAAGGACTTTATGAAGTTAAGGAAAAAGCCAGAAAATATTGTGAAAATATACCTTTTCACTTGGTAATAAATACCTTTGCTGGAATAAGAGCTTCAAGCACTCATAAAGACTT
Coding sequences:
- the lexA gene encoding transcriptional repressor LexA, yielding MSNRLLSKKQKEVLEFITSFWKKEGRIPTVREVTKALGLNSSGSGYFHMKALVEKGYLSQDKNGRFYLKNLINEEVIYLPLIGTIRAGIPVESPEYIEEYIPVPKNFVKIPEKSFLLKVRGDSMEGAHILDGDLIIVQKQDTAQKGEIVVALKDGESTVKFLSENYGIPCLKPANPRYSEIYPPFKIIGKVVGVIRLFK
- a CDS encoding NAD(P)/FAD-dependent oxidoreductase, encoding MYDVIIIGGGIVGALIARELSFYNLSLLLLEKESDVAMGATKANSAIVHAGYDPIPDTLKAKTNVEGNKLYKNLCEELGVPFKRIGAFVLAFNEEELKILMELKERGIKNGVPELYILKREEILSREPNINKDVKYALFAPTSGITNPFLLTINAIENAIENGLSIKLNEEVIDIKKEESVYQVITDKNIYLTKYIINCAGINSDKIIKMLDPDYPFEITPRKGEYLVLDKKAKDFVKSTIFHVPTKKGKGVLITPTVEGNILIGPNAEEIQEKEDKSTTLEGLYEVKEKARKYCENIPFHLVINTFAGIRASSTHKDFFVEEIPEFKNILHIAGIDSPGITSAPSLAKMALNWLMEKEKITPKKNIKKTINKISFKDLSDEEKERLIKEDPRWGHIICRCEHVSEMEIISAIHSNLPATTLEAIRKRTRAGMGRCQGAFCGYHIMKILSEELNLPLTKITFKGNKSYMVKMENKARWKYVKRS